CGACAGCAATCTTCCGCTTTCCGAATTCATGAATAGATTGCGTGACACCACGATGTCTGCAATCAGTCCAGGGGTGCACGTTCTGAATGCGCATGTCGGTAAAGGCCAACAATTCGACTGGGTTGTGGTCATGGGTCTCGAGGAGGGTCACGTGCCAAGTTCATACTCGACGACGCCGGCGGAGGTTTTGGAGGACCAGAGAATCCTGCTGGTAATGCTGTCGCGGGCGCGAAAAGGTGTCTTTCTCACTTGCGCGCGCTCCAATCGGAATCAATATGGCCGCTTGTTTCATAACGAAGCGTCGCGGTGGTGGACAGACATGGAGTCGTCGTGCCAACCGCTTTCACCGTCTGTCGCGGTAGCGATGCGCGTGATGTGACTTCGCCGAGCTTGGATCGTCCACCCGACACCGGTGAAGCGCTGCTGCTCACACCAGCGCCAACATCACCAATTCATCCGACCCTGCAGGTCCGCATATCGGGATGCCACAAGTCGTTCACGACCGGCCGTGGACGACTTGTGGTTCTCACCCGGTGGCCAGGCCCGGCGGGGCGGTACCGCAGTAAATACCGCAGTCGTTTCATCTAGCCTCAGTGCCCACCAACACCAGTAACGGGGAATCCCCAGTTCGAAACGGTCCAGCTAACAACTATCACCAACCCTCAACGCAACAAACATCGAGTTCAGAGGATTTTAGTCCGCTTCCTGGCCACTGTCCTCAGAGCCTCAACCGAAGGGAAACCGGGGCGTGAACTGCATATGTGCGACTACTTGCTTAGCTGTCCAGCCGTGGCGACAGGCGCAGGGTATTCGACCCACTCGAGTACGTCCCCTGCGCCAACACCGGCCCGTCTAAGAGTTCTCTAAGAACCTCCGGTTTGGTGGTGGCTCCGCCAGCCCCGGAGTTCGTAGCGTGCGGCGCATGCGGACACCGGCGTGCGCGTCATGGTGATGACGCTGCACAAGCTGACCGCCGGGGACGGATACCTGTACCTGGTGCGGCAGGTCGCTGCCGCCGACAGCACCGAACGGGGCCGCTCCACCTTGGCCGACTACTACTCCGCCAAGGGGGAATCGCCGGGCCGCTGGATGGGCCGCGGCCTGGCAGCCCTGTCGGACACCGGCCGCTGCGAGGTCACTCCCGCTGTCCGCGAGGAGATTTGGACGGTCGAGGAAGGCTCGGCTGTCGGCGAGGCGCAGATGCGCGCCCTTTACGGGGTGGGTCTGCACCCCAACGCCGAGCGCATTCAGAACTACGTCATGAACCGCGGCATGGGCAGCCAGCGCGCGGCCAGCCGCCTTGGCCGTGAGTTTCAAGTCCGCGATGGCGAGCCGGAGTTCGCGCGCCGTTTGGCGGTGGCCTTTCGTGACCACAACGCCGAGATCGGTGCGCACTGGAACGCCACCATCTCCCCAGAGGATCGCGCGCAGATCCGCACCCGCGTGGCTGTGAAGTTGTTCGGCGAGGAGTACGGCCGCCCGCCCGCCGATGATCGGGAACTGTCGGGGTTTATCGCCCGCAACACCCGCGCGAAGACCACCGCGGTCGCCGGGTATGACCTGACGTTCTCGCCGGTGAAATCGGTGTCGGCGCTGTGGGCTATCGCCCCGCTGTCGGTGGCCGAACAGATCGAAGCAGCCCACGATGCGGCGGTCGCCGACGTCCTGGAATGGCTGCAGGATCAGGCCGCGTTCACCCGCACCGGCGCCGGTGGCGTCGCCCAGGTCGACACCGAAGGGCTCATCGCCGCGGCGTTCACCCACCGCGACTCCCGCGCCGGAGATCCGGATCTGCACACCCATGTCGCGATCTCGAACAAGGTGTCCTATGTCGACGCCAACGGGGTACGCCGCTGGCTCGCGTTGGACGGCCAACCCCTGCACCGCGTCACCGTCGCGGCCTCGGAGTTGTACAACACCCGCCTGGAAGCGCACTTGATCGCCAGCCTCGGTGTGCGGTTCGTCGAACAATCGCGCGGGTGCGGTAAGCGGGCGGTGCGCGAAATCGCCGGAATGTCGGCGGAATTGATGTCGCGGTGGTCGAGCCGGCGCGCAGCGATCAAGGCCCGTGCCGCCGAGCTGGCCAAGCAGTTTCAGGCCGATCACGGCCGCGAACCGACCAACGTGGAGATCATCTCGTTGGCTCAGCAGGCGACGCTGGAATCGCGCGAAGCCAAGCACGAGCCGCGCTCGTTGGCAGAGCAGCGCCACGTGTGGCGCACCCAGGCTGTCGAGGTCCTCGGGCACCACGGTGTGAGCCAGATGTTGGCCGACACGTTGGCCGCACCGCAGACCACCCGCGAGACCGTGACGATCGACGAGGAATGGATCGCGTCGCGCGCTGGCGAACTCATCGCCACGGTGGCCGAAACGCGCTCCACCTGGCAGCGCCACCATGTGCGCGCCGAAGCGCTGCGCATGGCCCGCGCCCACGACGTGGCGCACGATGTCGCATTGGTCGACAAGCTCACCGAAACCGCCCTCGGGGACACGTTTTCCATACCGCATGCCCGCGTCGCCGACGCCGAGCTGGGCGAGCCCGTGGCGTTGCGTCGCCGCGACGGTGCCAGCGTCTACCGCCGCCACGGCGTCGAGGCCTACACCAGCCGCGAAATCCTGGCTGCCGAGCGCCGGATTCTGGACGCGGTGCACCGCAGCGACGGCCGTGTCGCATCTGCGGCGGATGTCGAAATGGCACTAGCCGACTCGGCCGCGGGGGGGCGCACCCTCAACCCCGGCCAGGCCGCGTTGGTCTCGGAGATGGCGACCGCGGGGCGCCGTGTCGCACTCGCGCTCGCCCCGGCCGGAACCGGCAAAACCACGGCCATGGCGGCGCTAGCCCATGCGTGGCGCAGCTCGGGCGGCCACGTGATCGGTTTGGCCCCCACCGCCGATGCAGCGATCGTGCTCGGGGAGGACCTGGGCGCGGTCACCGACACCCTCGACAAGTACGTCTGGTCGGCCGATCCCGACAAGGCCGCGACATCCCGTGTACCCGACTGGTTCACCCAGGTCGGACCCGACACCCTCATCGTGGTCGACGAGGCCGGCAAGGCCGCCACTGCCGGGCTGGACGCAATGATCACCGACGCGCTGCGCAAGGGTGCCAGCGTGCGCCTGGTCGGGGATGACGGGCAGCTCTCCTCGATCTCGGCCGGCGGCATTCTGCGCGACATCGCCGAAGCCACCGACGCGCTCACCTTGAGCGAAGTGGTGCGGTTCAAGTCGCCCGCCGAGGCCGCAGCCGGACTCGCGTTGCATGACGCCGACCCGGCCGGAATCGGCTTTTACATCGACCATCACCGCATCCATGTCGGCACCGACGAGACCGCCGCCGACATGGCCTATCAAGCGTGGCGCGCCGACCAAGCCGCCGGCGGAGATTCCATCCTGCTCGCCCCCACCAACGACATCATCAACGAGCTCAACGCCCGGGCCCGCGCCGATCGCCTCGCCGCGGATCCGGACGCGGCGACGGCCCCCTCGGTGATGCTGGCCGACCAGCTGCACGCCAGCGTCGGCGACACCGTCCGCACCCGCAAGAACAACCGGCGGATCACGATCGGACGCAACGACTTCGTGCGCAACGGTTACCGCTACACCATCACCGACGTCCTGCCTGAAGGCGGCGTGAAAGCCCGGCATCTGCGCAGCGGGCGCATCGTCACGCTGCCGGCGGACTACATCGCCGAGCACGTCACACTGGGCTACGCGGCCACCATCGACTCCGCGCAGGGATTGACCGCAGGCGGGCGCGCTACTCGAGGCACCTGCCACATCGTCGGCTCGGACATGCTCACCCGCCAGCACCTCTACGTCGCCATGACCCGAGGCACCGACGAAAATCACCTCTACCTGTCGACCGCCGAGGGCGACCCCCACCGCCTGCTCTCGCCCAAGGCCACCCACCCCGACACCGCAGTCGACGTCCTGACCAGGACGCTGGCCCGCGACGGCGCTCAAGTCTCGGCCACCACCGCCGCCCGCCAGGCCGCCGACCCCGCCGCGCGCCTCAAGGCTGCGGCCGACATGTACTACGACGCACTCGGTTCGGCCGCCGAGAACCGCCTCGGTGTCGGCGCCCGCGACCGCCTCGATGCGTTGGCCGACGAGATCATTCCGGCGCTCAGCCAGCGCGAAGCCTGGCCAGTGCTGCGCCGCAACCTGTCCATCCTGGCCCTTCGCGGCGCGAACCCGCGCGAGCTGCTCACCGAGGCGCTGGCCAAGGGCAGCGTCGCCGATGCCGCAGACCCCGCCGCGGTTCTCGATCACCGCATCGACCCCGTGGGAACCCATTCGGCCGGCATCGGAGTGCTGCGTTGGCTGCCCGCGATCCCCCAAGCCCTGGCCGACGATCCGCAATGGGGCGCCTATCTCGCCCGGCGCGAGGCGCTAGTCGAGGGACTGGCCACCGAGATCCGCACACGTGCCCGCGCCTGGACCAACGCCAACGCCCCCGCCTGGGCGCGCCCCCTGATCACCGTCAACCCAGTCCTGACCGCCGAGATCGCGGTGTTCCGCGCCTGCACCGGAGTCGACGAGGCCGACACCCGCCTCACCGGTGCCCGCCAATTCCCGGTGCGCACCCGCGACGTCCAGTCCGCACTGCACCGCTACGCCTCCGCCGACATCGGCCGCCGCAGCGCCGACACCACCCGCTGGAACGACCTCATCGACAGCATCGACCCACGGCTGCGCACGGACGCCTACTGGCCGCAGCTGGCCACCCAACTGCTCCAGGCCGCCCGCACCACACCTGACCTGCGCCAGATCATCACCACCGCCGCCCACCAAGGCTCGCTGCCCGACGAGCTCCCCGCCGCCGCACTCTGGTGGCGCATCGCCGGCGCGCTGTCCCCGACCGCCACGCTGGCCACCACCCATTCGCGGCTACGCCCGCCCTGGGTCAGCGACCTCGACGTGGTGTTCGGGACCGCGCTCGCCGAGACCATCACCTCCGACCCCGCCTGGCCCGGCCTGGTCGCCGCGATCAGCGCCGCGGACCCGCGCAAGTGGACACCGCGCGACCTGCTCCACGTCGCCGCCGAGCAGCTCGCCGACGCCGCACACGACGACCAGCCGATCCCGCCCGGCGATTACGCGCGCCTGATCACCTACACCGTCGATGCGTTCACCCATCGCCTGCACGCCCGCCTCGGCGTGGACTTCGACGACCTGCCCACCCCGCAGGACGCGCCGCCCGATCCCGCCGAGGAAGCGCTGTTCCCCCCGGACCCCGAAGACCCCTCCACCCACAGCCTCGATGAGCATTCGCCCTTCGACGACCATTTCGACATCGCCCCGCCCGAA
This window of the Mycolicibacterium chubuense NBB4 genome carries:
- the mobF gene encoding MobF family relaxase; translated protein: MVMTLHKLTAGDGYLYLVRQVAAADSTERGRSTLADYYSAKGESPGRWMGRGLAALSDTGRCEVTPAVREEIWTVEEGSAVGEAQMRALYGVGLHPNAERIQNYVMNRGMGSQRAASRLGREFQVRDGEPEFARRLAVAFRDHNAEIGAHWNATISPEDRAQIRTRVAVKLFGEEYGRPPADDRELSGFIARNTRAKTTAVAGYDLTFSPVKSVSALWAIAPLSVAEQIEAAHDAAVADVLEWLQDQAAFTRTGAGGVAQVDTEGLIAAAFTHRDSRAGDPDLHTHVAISNKVSYVDANGVRRWLALDGQPLHRVTVAASELYNTRLEAHLIASLGVRFVEQSRGCGKRAVREIAGMSAELMSRWSSRRAAIKARAAELAKQFQADHGREPTNVEIISLAQQATLESREAKHEPRSLAEQRHVWRTQAVEVLGHHGVSQMLADTLAAPQTTRETVTIDEEWIASRAGELIATVAETRSTWQRHHVRAEALRMARAHDVAHDVALVDKLTETALGDTFSIPHARVADAELGEPVALRRRDGASVYRRHGVEAYTSREILAAERRILDAVHRSDGRVASAADVEMALADSAAGGRTLNPGQAALVSEMATAGRRVALALAPAGTGKTTAMAALAHAWRSSGGHVIGLAPTADAAIVLGEDLGAVTDTLDKYVWSADPDKAATSRVPDWFTQVGPDTLIVVDEAGKAATAGLDAMITDALRKGASVRLVGDDGQLSSISAGGILRDIAEATDALTLSEVVRFKSPAEAAAGLALHDADPAGIGFYIDHHRIHVGTDETAADMAYQAWRADQAAGGDSILLAPTNDIINELNARARADRLAADPDAATAPSVMLADQLHASVGDTVRTRKNNRRITIGRNDFVRNGYRYTITDVLPEGGVKARHLRSGRIVTLPADYIAEHVTLGYAATIDSAQGLTAGGRATRGTCHIVGSDMLTRQHLYVAMTRGTDENHLYLSTAEGDPHRLLSPKATHPDTAVDVLTRTLARDGAQVSATTAARQAADPAARLKAAADMYYDALGSAAENRLGVGARDRLDALADEIIPALSQREAWPVLRRNLSILALRGANPRELLTEALAKGSVADAADPAAVLDHRIDPVGTHSAGIGVLRWLPAIPQALADDPQWGAYLARREALVEGLATEIRTRARAWTNANAPAWARPLITVNPVLTAEIAVFRACTGVDEADTRLTGARQFPVRTRDVQSALHRYASADIGRRSADTTRWNDLIDSIDPRLRTDAYWPQLATQLLQAARTTPDLRQIITTAAHQGSLPDELPAAALWWRIAGALSPTATLATTHSRLRPPWVSDLDVVFGTALAETITSDPAWPGLVAAISAADPRKWTPRDLLHVAAEQLADAAHDDQPIPPGDYARLITYTVDAFTHRLHARLGVDFDDLPTPQDAPPDPAEEALFPPDPEDPSTHSLDEHSPFDDHFDIAPPEDIDALEYGSQEYAGLEFEDFSANRPTPELGITMESLTALRAEYRIVHDHIRTLAADIRAGNGPATRAAAGDLLRMRGQVDADRPYRHAVTNVMEQWADADAAYNETLRLVEHSRTQLDLLLATHDADELDIISARQTVAFYTGLLPAQPPSLQFQQTLADAQAARAAAAGGTIVTENDIVIARGDAERADLAELAALRQRRRELHRDIERADRDIATAFAAAQTATSDTLDQLLESARAEVELLQLAGHLDPKSVPLLIPGSALSGLEPQTGDRLKSLAALPYRLAVVGADIEDSETAAALYTLRSAANADDRKVLWLAASESSSAPARDAELADTITTIGHAHQQVSDHQWMLPPGAIVVIDDPATADPGQLIDLARHAMAADARVILIEHSTNAGASSSAVRLLTQSLPWCTTLTAAPTEPSDPLLEPVPAVALADRLGRTHLSESWRHVLTQYDGAARAARAAHRRHLALGWRTPGPEVDGPEHTLGAGIDD